One genomic window of Piliocolobus tephrosceles isolate RC106 chromosome 19, ASM277652v3, whole genome shotgun sequence includes the following:
- the LOC111526107 gene encoding LOW QUALITY PROTEIN: putative uncharacterized protein encoded by BRWD1-AS2 (The sequence of the model RefSeq protein was modified relative to this genomic sequence to represent the inferred CDS: deleted 1 base in 1 codon), whose translation MLGRIRPSRQRQLRAASPTRTPSAKRCILCNFLPGCWPLGAAAGSRRPSPPQALRQRRYPTPPPQERGSGRRSPLREARRANPHFKAVRVLEARGLSWGAKRASPRRPVREITLPSDPERATLPNPRLRALAVLRRRPRSRGGRR comes from the exons ATGCTTGGACGGATCCGGCCGAGCCGTCAGCGGCAGCTGCGCGCTGCTTCCCCGACTCGCACCCCCTCGGCGAAGCGCtgcattttatgtaattttctacCGGGCTGCTGGCCTCTGGGGGCTGCGGCTGGGTCTCGGCGGCCTTCACCGCCGCAGGCGCTCCGGCAACGCCGGTATCCGACGCCCCCGCCCCAGGAGCGCGGGTCCGGGCGGCGTTCCCCTCTGCGAGAGGCGCGGCGAGCCAACCCTCAC TTCAAAGCTGTACGCGTCCTCGAAGCGAGGGGTCTATCGTGGGGGGCAAAACGCGCTAGCCCCAGACGACCGGTTCGTGAAATCACCCTTCCGAGCGACCCGGAGCGGGCGACCCTGCCGAACCCGCGGCTCCGGGCCCTTGCGGTGCTGCGTAGAAGACCCAGGTCCCGCGGGGGGCGGCGGTGA